The nucleotide window GTGACCCCTCGGATGGCACCAACACGAACCGCGTGCGCCAGTATCTCAACGACTCGACGAACTTCTCATCCACGTAGCCGGCGATCAACGAATCCAGGTAGGTCCAGTTGTAGCTCGCCGAGTCAGGATAGACGAAGCGCGCCTTCACTGTCTGATAGCCAGGCAAATGTCGTGGCCAGATACAGCACTCGTAGTCGATGGGATCCGTCGAATAGTTGGTGTTGCGAACATAGCGCTTGACGTTGATCGCTGACGTGGATCGGTCGTAAGAGATGCGGTGAATCTGGTTGGTCACGCTGAGAAAGATCGGGTTACCCGTCGCGAGGTTGCCTGGCTGAAGCAACTCGGATGGCCATCGTAATGTAAAGTGTTTgggatcgacgagcttgcgaCTCGAAACAGCTCGTGTCTGCTTGCTGGCTGGCACAATGAACTGATAACCCTGTGCCAAGCGGTGATACGCCATCTCTCGAAGAACAGCTAGAGCTGGATGGGTGGAGCTCGATTTCTTAAGCAAGAACGAAGCTGTCTCTGCCGAAATCGATGTGGTGTGAGGATGCTCGCTCCACATGGCGGCCAAATCGCTCTCTGTCGGCAGGTAGAGCGTAGTAAGAGGCAAACATGCTGGCGTCGTCATTGATCGCCACTTGACAGCATGGTGGTTCAACCGTCTCGGGAACAGATGCTGCCATCGGAGCAGCTGTGTGGCTGCGCCCTTGAGGTTCTTGCTTGGATTCGAAGGGTTGACCAACGTCTGCTTCTCAACCTGCGCTCGTTGCGCGTATCGCTGTCgagcttcctcttcctccagctgctgctcatACGCTTCTTGATCACGCAAGAGCTTCGCTTCTGTCTCCAGCTCTTGTCTCGACCGAGGCGTTTGCTGGGCAGGGATCTTGATAGGCGCAGGACTTGACGCCTCGTGCACCGAAAGCAGCGAAGAAGTGCGGGACATTCGTCCGGGGATGGGAGGTCTTCGCGCAGGACTGGTGGGTTTACTTGATCCACCCGCCTGCTGACGCAGCTGTGCACTCAACACCTCCTGCATGCTGCGCGTGGCGGGCGTCGAAAAATCTTTCGCGCCTTGACCGCCGTCAAAGTCGCCTGAACGTTCCGAGCTTGCGGACCGTGACGATGTCGAGCCGGTCAACGTCTTCCACAGCCAGCTGTAGCCTTTCGCTTTCAACTGCGCCGGCGATCTTAATGAGCTCACACTGTCATCAGCCTCGTTGTACTGTTTCGCCGCCGCAGCATCCAGCTCCTGCTCATCAAACGTATGCGAGGTGGCAGAAAGCAGCGCATCGGTAGATGCGACGATCGCCATAGCTTTGCCGATCGGCTCCATGGGCATAAAGCCTCTCGAAAACGTGTTGACTGATCGGATCGATCCTGCTCGCGATTTTGgcttggtggtggaggtCACAATATGCGAAATGGGTCTCGCCAGCGGGGGTCTCGCCAGAGGCTCATCGAGCACGTTGAAACGCGGCTTCTCAGGCGAAGGCGGTGCCGAGGCATCTTGgtccgcctcgtcctcgcgCAAAGATGCTTCTCGGCCCAGCTTGGACAACCGCGTTTGCTGAACGGGCGGTCGACTGGCACCAGCTTTGCCGGGCGATATGGAGGAAGCAGCCGAATTGGCATTCGTCGTCGGTATGCCACCATATCCTGAGCTTGGATTGCGACGCAAGCCAGGTCGATGCATGTCGCTCGTCACTGGGCTGTCGATAAACCCGCTTGTgcctgcagctgcattGAGCAGCCTGTAGGGATTGGGCTTGAGGTATGGCGAGACATTGCGGAACACATCTGCGTCGAATCGCTCTCTAGCAATGCGTCTCTGCTGTTTGGGCGAAAGGCCGACGAGCGCCAGATCCGACACTTCGCTATTGCGAGGTTCAGAGTGAAAGCCGGAGCTTGATGGTCCGACATGACGAGGGAGGTAGAAGGAAGAATGAAGCGACGAAGCCTTGTTGACGGGCTTGAGGTCCAGATACGGGATAGCAATGTCAGAGATCTGGTTCTCCATAAAGCCCATCATCTGCACGTCGTACATCTTGCAACGAGGCACGAAGCGATCGGCGCGGAAAGGTTTGTCCTGCTGTAAATTGTAGAAGCTGCAATCGATCCAATGTGGCATGGAGTAGAagtcgtcttcttcttccaccGGCTTTCTGGAATCAAAGTAGAGCGGGTCGGGAGGATTGGCTGGAGTCGAATTTACTGCAGCCAGACGTGAGGAGGAGTGGCGAGACAGCAAAGCAGGCTGACCAGGCCGGTGGACGGTCATGCCTGGGCCGGCACCAGGACCGGTTCGGCGCTGAGAACGGTTGTGGGCTGCGGCTTGActctgcttgagctcgctCGGATCTGGATAATGTGACTTGAAGTGGAACAAGGGCACCGAATGCAGAGGCATCTTTGTAAGGCAGACGAGATCCAAGCCGGTACCATTCTCGATCATGCGCTCGGTTGTGATACGTagcagcttcttgtcgacgtcgaagtGACCCGTTCCAGCAGTAAGAAAGACCATGGATAAGCCGGTGCGGTTGAGATCTCGATCGATGTAGTGCTCGTCGAACGGGTTGAGCGCCAAGTTGATGGCTTCGAGTAGATTGCCTTCGtacgaggacgagatgcgGCCGGCCATGTGGACACGGTCGCGAATAAGATCGGCGTGCAGTTCTTCGTGCGACGCAGCTGGACCAGAGATGGGTCGACGTATGAGCAAGATATCATGCTGGAAGCGGAAGAATTCTTCTTTGAGCGTAGTCATGACGGCATCCCAATTGCAATTGGATTCGAGATCGACCACCACTTTGTAGTAGTCGATATAGTACTTtcctcgagcatcttgacgaATCGGACCTTCGAGCATGTGGATCTCCGATTCGTCGTAGTGGACACGAGCAAAGAGAATCACCGTCAAGATGTGGTTGGTGGGGACGGCTCTCCAGCGCCTGAGCAGCTCCGGGATGAAACCTTGGAGCGCCTTTTCGTAGTAGatctcgccatcttcgTCAAACTCCCACATCTCTCTCGACAACTGGATGAAGAGATTGTACTTTGCCGACTCTGACCTGAAGATGGCCTTTGTTGAGGCGGATACATAGCCACTGGTGACTTTCTTTTCCTTGATAAAGATGCGACCAATCGTGGCTCTCACGCTGCCGGCCAGGGTGACTTTTTGGCCACAGTAGACGCAGGTATCTTCGAGATTCTGAAAGACTCTCCACATCTCTGCACGGCCGACATACTGATCCCTGAAATAaagctcgacatggtcgatGGTGAAGTCATCCTTGGTCACGCGGGTGAGTATGGCTTCTGCCCGATTATAAAAGCCGTAGTTGTTGGCTATGTTTTTGGATACGCTGATCTGAAGCTGGGGCTGACGGGCGACAAAGTCGGCATCAGCTGTTGCCTGAGCAGCACGAAAGACAAAGGTGGCCTTGGTGGAGAACttgcagcgtcgatctttTGGGCCGAAAGGAATGCTGTTGTGGGGTAATCTGGAACCAGCTGGCAAGGTGAGCTGAAGAAGATCGGATTCGGCAAGGCGAGGGAGAGAGTACTCTGGATTCAAGACGACCTCATTGCGTGAAAAGTTGGGTGGATCGTGAGTCCATAGGGTGATGGGACGCTCGTTGATCTGCggacgctgctggtgtGTGGAAGATGAAGAGGAATGGCGACGGTCGCTTGCAGTGCTGAAGCGATCTACGCTGAGCGATGTCGCTCTGCTGGAAGCAAACTGGGGTGCCATTCtgactcgatcgagctAGGTACAGCCGAAATTGACACCGCAGCCTGTAGGAATGTGATCAGCTAGTGACTGTGTAGATGATTCGACGTGCTCAGCCGAAGGGAGATCCAGGTGTGAAGCatgacgatgatgttgaGAACAGATGTGGGTGTGGTCGTCGAGTTCAGAGTGATAAAAGCTCAGTCGAACGAGTagacgagtcacgagtgaggCGCTGGCGTGATTGTATGCAGTTGAGGCTCGGCTGCCACCGACGCCATTCGGCGACCTTCCGAAAGCAGTTCGGATTTGGAGGTTTTGGGCGTGTTCGCTTGTGCCTGCGACTCGGCAGTCGAAACGTCCCCGCTCAGgtaacaatcacgaatgcttcCAAAGACCAACTTTGCTTGAGCACAAAGTTGTGGGAAAGTGTGTATGGCCGAGCTGAGCCTGATTACGAGAATACTCGTGTTCGgcctgattcacgattcacgattcgtggttgtgaCCAGTCATGGGTCACTGAGTGCGGGATCCCACGGTGGAGCGGCTGCAACTCGACTCGGAATTTCCGAGAGAGGATCGGCGAGATTCCCGATTGGTAATACACccaaatcacaaatgtcCCGATCAAGTAGTCACATCTTCACGCACacgcattcgtgattgctttCGCGCCCAGGTTGAGTCTCAGCTGAGTGTCTGTCTGAGAGCACAGAGCTGTTGAGCAAAGAAGGAATCTTttgctcgacgtcgtctTGTTTGCCCAATcgctcctcgtcatcagcatccCTTTCTAGAAAGCGGCGCTCTCTCAATATGGCGATAGCCTACTCGAATGCGAGgtccacctcgtcctcgcaAGAGCCACGCATCGCACCCGGCGCCCCAGACTCTTCATACAATGGCGCGACCGTCTTGCAGCTCCCACCGAATGCACGACGCTACCTCCCTTCCTGGCTCCACTACCTCCTCTCTCGCATACTGGCGGCTGCCAGCCGCTTATccttctccacctcgatccgTGAAAACCTCGACCGATTGCGCGCATGGTCGCCCAGCAAAGGCGAACGCTTCAAGTAcggcttcttgctcttcgtcgCGCTCTTCTGCCTGTATATCATGGAGACGCCCGCATTTCCGTACAAGCTCACCATTCCGGCGCTCTACACTGCGACGCTATTGTTTCCTGTGACCTCGCAATTCTTcttgccagcagcacccATCTTTGCTTGGCTCATCTTGTTCTACTCGTGCAAGTTCATCCCAGCCTCTCTGCGGCCACACATCTGGGTCTCGGTGCTTCCGacgctcgagacgatcTGGTATGGTGCCAACATTTCGGATATTCTGACGCAATTCGGTCACCCGATACTCGACATCTTGGCCTGGGTACCGTACGGTGTGATTCATTTCGCAGCGCCCTTCTTTGTGGCCGCCTTTCTGTTTGTGTTTGCTCCACcgtcaagcgtcaaggtgTTTGCGCAGGCGTTTGGCTTCATGATGCTGATCGGGGTGATGATCCAGATCGTGTTTCCGTGCGCTCCTCCGTGGTACGAGCTGCGTGAAGGCTTGACGCCCGCCCACTATGGTATGCGAGGCTCTCCAGCTGGGCTCGCTAGGATCGACGCGCTCTTCCATTCTCACGGCTATACGCTCACGTTTACGGGAGCACCAGTGGTGTTCGGTGCGTTTCCATCGCTACATGCCGGCAACGCGACACTCAAGGCGCTGTTCTGCAGCTACTTCTTCCCCGTCGTTCTGCAGATCGGCCGTTTGAGACTCGATGCCAGGGTCCTCTACTGGACGTATTGTTTCTGGCTCTACTGGTGTACAATGTACTTGATGCACCACTACctcatcgatctcgtcgctgGCGCTTGTTTGGCCACGTTTAGCTTTTACTATTTTCTCACCGACGAACTTCGCGAGGCCATGGAGCAGCATTATCCCTACCGTAAttcggcagctgctccaCCCAGTGCGGCTCCACCTAGCAACCGACCCGATCTGGCTTTCGCTTCCACAGCCACGGCCAGTCAATCCATTGCGCTCGATACGCTGCGCAGCAACGGCGGTGCTCCTTATATCACCGCTCAGGGTGGCGTGAACGGCGATGTGGAATCGCAAAAAATGACGCCCGAGGTCATCTTTTCCATCGACGATTCAGCTGCGGATTCGGGCGATATCGCGGGATCGTCGGCGGACGACGACAAAAGGAGGAAGGACGCCGCGGCTCTGTTGGCAAGAACCAAGTCGCCCGTTCAGAGGGTCAGGTCGCCTGCGGTTGCCAGGAACGATGAAAACGCATGACATCCTAGATGAAAGGAAGACACACACCGGACAGCTTCATGACATGCCCATCTGTACAACTAGACCCCTATACTTGTAACAGAAACGATTCTCAAATAACTTGACTGCACATCTATGCATTGTGATTGCCATCATGAATCAGAACAGAaatgcattcacgatttacgaaACTTGAACCTTTCGCCCCCGCATATGACGCAACAACGACGCGACAACAACGCACCATGGTCGGGCGACTCTCGTCTGATGGGCTTGATCAAGCTTGTTCATGGCCGTCTTTTCATAAATCAACGCGCAAAAGCAtagacattcacgattgcgacCTTGTTACATGGTGATGGGAAGACTACATTTGCACATGCACAAGTCGAGAAACATGACGATGATTACAAACTGGCTGCGGGGCACGGTTTCGGGATCAgag belongs to Mycosarcoma maydis chromosome 3, whole genome shotgun sequence and includes:
- a CDS encoding GTPase-activating protein IML1 (related to IML1 - subunit of the Seh1-associated complex), producing MAPQFASSRATSLSVDRFSTASDRRHSSSSSTHQQRPQINERPITLWTHDPPNFSRNEVVLNPEYSLPRLAESDLLQLTLPAGSRLPHNSIPFGPKDRRCKFSTKATFVFRAAQATADADFVARQPQLQISVSKNIANNYGFYNRAEAILTRVTKDDFTIDHVELYFRDQYVGRAEMWRVFQNLEDTCVYCGQKVTLAGSVRATIGRIFIKEKKVTSGYVSASTKAIFRSESAKYNLFIQLSREMWEFDEDGEIYYEKALQGFIPELLRRWRAVPTNHILTVILFARVHYDESEIHMLEGPIRQDARGKYYIDYYKVVVDLESNCNWDAVMTTLKEEFFRFQHDILLIRRPISGPAASHEELHADLIRDRVHMAGRISSSYEGNLLEAINLALNPFDEHYIDRDLNRTGLSMVFLTAGTGHFDVDKKLLRITTERMIENGTGLDLVCLTKMPLHSVPLFHFKSHYPDPSELKQSQAAAHNRSQRRTGPGAGPGMTVHRPGQPALLSRHSSSRLAAVNSTPANPPDPLYFDSRKPVEEEDDFYSMPHWIDCSFYNLQQDKPFRADRFVPRCKMYDVQMMGFMENQISDIAIPYLDLKPVNKASSLHSSFYLPRHVGPSSSGFHSEPRNSEVSDLALVGLSPKQQRRIARERFDADVFRNVSPYLKPNPYRLLNAAAGTSGFIDSPVTSDMHRPGLRRNPSSGYGGIPTTNANSAASSISPGKAGASRPPVQQTRLSKLGREASLREDEADQDASAPPSPEKPRFNVLDEPLARPPLARPISHIVTSTTKPKSRAGSIRSVNTFSRGFMPMEPIGKAMAIVASTDALLSATSHTFDEQELDAAAAKQYNEADDSVSSLRSPAQLKAKGYSWLWKTLTGSTSSRSASSERSGDFDGGQGAKDFSTPATRSMQEVLSAQLRQQAGGSSKPTSPARRPPIPGRMSRTSSLLSVHEASSPAPIKIPAQQTPRSRQELETEAKLLRDQEAYEQQLEEEEARQRYAQRAQVEKQTLVNPSNPSKNLKGAATQLLRWQHLFPRRLNHHAVKWRSMTTPACLPLTTLYLPTESDLAAMWSEHPHTTSISAETASFLLKKSSSTHPALAVLREMAYHRLAQGYQFIVPASKQTRAVSSRKLVDPKHFTLRWPSELLQPGNLATGNPIFLSVTNQIHRISYDRSTSAINVKRYVRNTNYSTDPIDYECCIWPRHLPGYQTVKARFVYPDSASYNWTYLDSLIAGYVDEKFVESLRYWRTRFVLVPSEGSPPPMRAPTGEDLNDEEIRLIGTDKLAELFHRARFVRSKEEREQTHVQRFLPTSLDPAMSLQDDDFMKQLAEENAKQRAQSASSKKRLNKTISGRALEAVSRDMRSGGLVINDRIWHRMLYSDTFTGADMVSWMCIEYTDVRSREEAVDWGIRLMQDGLFEHVHKSHGFLDGHYFYRLKSEYAGTRGPKGWFRGTDSQRGSFAEKESLSRPLVHSSGQYAGSNTGETRGVSGGEVVSEKNAVAVAGTTSTSSRSSAGRHSRSSSLHLAHPPSLTMSSSHTAGGGGGKKKKKVQLSRSLVIDVDPGRRSDRAEVAFLHHDIAHNPANGFNFQIHWLSTSARFIEDAVQSWTRTLERYGLRLIEAPIGQIKDVSLHNPFQAPVQIELSLPPPSPATYRSKLPRGTLPELWFEYALLRRFGFVLDQEASARYPKDVEITYSSRPNTFEFSQFVHRSGVAFVQVLGGLDGFLWLNNRLYNSHTHALSQRHQHRDPRHAQQQQQQQQQGVVEAAEADKLRLELTRFCSDRDELERFYRRVLAQLLQVEKEESERDELAKEYARGIFQQAAGEDELSRRQAKSRQGSNSSSGTSADRPGALYALSQLSTGSERKSDA
- a CDS encoding uncharacterized protein (related to AUR1 - inositol phosphorylceramide synthase), whose protein sequence is MAIAYSNARSTSSSQEPRIAPGAPDSSYNGATVLQLPPNARRYLPSWLHYLLSRILAAASRLSFSTSIRENLDRLRAWSPSKGERFKYGFLLFVALFCLYIMETPAFPYKLTIPALYTATLLFPVTSQFFLPAAPIFAWLILFYSCKFIPASLRPHIWVSVLPTLETIWYGANISDILTQFGHPILDILAWVPYGVIHFAAPFFVAAFLFVFAPPSSVKVFAQAFGFMMLIGVMIQIVFPCAPPWYELREGLTPAHYGMRGSPAGLARIDALFHSHGYTLTFTGAPVVFGAFPSLHAGNATLKALFCSYFFPVVLQIGRLRLDARVLYWTYCFWLYWCTMYLMHHYLIDLVAGACLATFSFYYFLTDELREAMEQHYPYRNSAAAPPSAAPPSNRPDLAFASTATASQSIALDTLRSNGGAPYITAQGGVNGDVESQKMTPEVIFSIDDSAADSGDIAGSSADDDKRRKDAAALLARTKSPVQRVRSPAVARNDENA